From the Solanum pennellii chromosome 4, SPENNV200 genome, one window contains:
- the LOC107017201 gene encoding microtubule-associated protein 70-5-like yields MSGFYEVCGEELFHVHPDPVILELNNLQNQLKEKDRELGAAVSEIKALKASEVLKDKALEELGNEFQRLEGKLKIGEDVVEQKNLDIKRLVNEKKEALAAQHAAEATLRRVYADQKDDDAPPLESIIAPLEAEIKMYKNEIAALQEDTRSLERHTRSKEAALLEAERILKSALERALIVEEIQNQNFELRRQIEIFQEENKILDKTNRQKILEVEKLSQTIIELEEAILAGGAATNTLRDYKRRISELQEEKRTLERELSRVKVSANRVATVVANEWKDENDKVMPVKQWLEERRLLQAEMQRLRDKLSISERTAKAEAQLKDKLKLRLKTLEEGLKQAFNPNGSTKPQKTKHYLGNSLVKKSLWTSQNKIIGCTGGKENAETKENSIVDINSKETIDAHKIKNGGGDQDENKTNGCSQSVNDDIVSGFLYDKLQKEVICLRKFCETKESALNTKDEEIKILTKKIETLSKAIEVEARKRKVKQQGS; encoded by the exons atgtcaGGCTTTTATGAAGTTTGTGGTGAGGAACTTTTTCATGTTCATCCTGATCCTGTTATCTTGGAACTCAATAATTTGCAGAACCAACTCAAAG AGAAGGATCGAGAACTTGGAGCAGCGGTAAGTGAAATTAAGGCTCTGAAAGCATCTGAAGTCCTCAAAGACAAGGCTCTTGAAGAG CTCGGAAATGAATTTCAAAGATTGGAAGGAAAGCTGAAAATTGGCGAAGATGTAGTTGAACAAAAG AATCTTGATATCAAACGACTTGTTAACGAGAAGAAAGAAGCACTGGCTGCACAACATGCTGCTGAAGCAACTCTTAGAAGAGTATACGCAGATCAGAAAGACGATGATGCTCCTCCTCTCGAGTCCATTATTGCTCCACTCGAGGCAGAGATTAAGATGTACAAGAATGAG ATTGCAGCATTACAGGAGGATACAAGGTCATTGGAAAGACACACGAGGTCTAAAGAAGCCGCGTTGCTTGAAGCAGAACGAATTCTAAAAAGTGCTTTAGAAAGAGCATTGATAGTAGAAGAGATTCAAAATCAGAACTTTGAACTAAGAAGACAGATTGAAATCTTCCAG GAGGAAAACAAAATACTTGATAAGACGAACCGTCAAAAGATTCTTGAGGTGGAAAAGCTTAGCCAAACTATCATAGAGCTTGAGGAGGCAATTCTTGCTGGAGGAGCAGCAACTAATACACTTCGTGACTACAAACGAAGAATATCTGAATTACAA GAGGAAAAGAGGACATTGGAAAGGGAACTATCGAGAGTTAAGGTTTCAGCTAACCGAGTAGCAACTGTCGTGGCAAATGAGTGGAAAGATGAAAATGACAAAGTTATGCCTGTAAAACAATGGCTAGAAGAAAGAAGGCTGTTGCAG GCGGAGATGCAACGATTGAGAGACAAATTAAGCATATCAGAGCGAACAGCAAAGGCAGAAGCACAACTCAAG GATAAGCTAAaactaaggctcaaaacactcgAAGAAGGTCTGAAGCAAGCGTTCAATCCTAATGGATCgacaaaacctcaaaagactaAACACTATCTTGGAAATAGCTTGGTAAAAAAGAGTTTATGGACTTCTCAAAATAAGATCATTGGCTGTACTGGTGGAAAGGAAAATGCAGAAACGAAGGAGAATTCCATTGTGGATATAAACAGCAAAGAAACCATAGACGCGCATAAGATCAAGAATGGAGGAGGTGATCAGGATGAAAATAAGACTAATGGATGCAGCCAGAGCGTAAACGATGATATAGTATCTGGTTTTTTGTATGACAAGCTACAGAAAGAAGTTATCTGTTTGAGGAAATTTTGTGAGACAAAAGAGTCTGCTTTGAATACtaaagatgaagaaattaaG ATACTAACAAAGAAGATTGAGACATTGTCAAAAGCTATAGAAGTTGAAGCAAGAAAACGAAAAGTGAAGCAACAAG GATCATGA
- the LOC107015743 gene encoding uncharacterized protein LOC107015743 isoform X2 — protein MYDEKANTITILVVCCSPERIRDKLCCKGGKAIKSIEIKEPAKAPEKPEKPKEPEKKPKVVTFETPKEPEKPKEKVKEPEKPKEKAKEPEKLKDKAKEPEKPKGQEKPTVIDKPKDKSKDPEKPKDGPTSAMVATPWISEPMMMMPPVHGYPQVMPGCGCGQCHYTGGPCYQYYGTPVPQQSAPYYGNYSYGYGPGPGPSSYGKGYYGNNDYYNEEDGQGCTIM, from the coding sequence ATGTATGATGAGAAGGCCAATACTATCACCATCCTTGTAGTTTGTTGTAGTCCTGAACGGATTCGTGACAAATTGTGTTGTAAAGGAGGAAAAGCAATCAAAAGTATTGAGATCAAAGAGCCCGCAAAGGCTCCTGAAAAGCCCGAAAAGCCCAAAGAACCAGAGAAGAAACCTAAGGTTGTCACTTTTGAAACGCCCAAGGAGCCCGAAAAGCCCAAGGAAAAAGTAAAGGAGCCCGAAAAGCCCAAAGAAAAAGCAAAGGAGCCCGAAAAGCTCAAGGACAAAGCGAAAGAGCCCGAAAAGCCCAAAGGACAAGAAAAACCCACTGTAATTGATAAGCCCAAGGACAAATCAAAAGATCCAGAAAAGCCCAAGGACGGTCCTACATCAGCAATGGTGGCAACCCCATGGATATCCGAACCAATGATGATGATGCCTCCAGTCCACGGATACCCCCAGGTAATGCCAGGTTGTGGCTGTGGGCAATGCCATTATACCGGTGGCCCGTGTTATCAATATTACGGAACACCTGTACCCCAACAATCCGCCCCATACTACGGTAACTACTCGTATGGATATGGGCCCGGCCCGGGCCCATCTAGCTATGGAAAGGGCTATTATGGAAACAATGATTACTATAATGAAGAAGATGGTCAAGGATGCACAATTATGTAA
- the LOC107015743 gene encoding uncharacterized protein LOC107015743 isoform X1, whose protein sequence is MGGDHKEKTTVMVLKVDLQCPCCYKKAKKILCKMPQVRDQMYDEKANTITILVVCCSPERIRDKLCCKGGKAIKSIEIKEPAKAPEKPEKPKEPEKKPKVVTFETPKEPEKPKEKVKEPEKPKEKAKEPEKLKDKAKEPEKPKGQEKPTVIDKPKDKSKDPEKPKDGPTSAMVATPWISEPMMMMPPVHGYPQVMPGCGCGQCHYTGGPCYQYYGTPVPQQSAPYYGNYSYGYGPGPGPSSYGKGYYGNNDYYNEEDGQGCTIM, encoded by the exons ATGGGTGGTGATCACAAAGAGAAG ACCACTGTAATGGTGCTAAAGGTTGATCTTCAGTGTCCCTGCTGCTACAAGAAGGCCAAGAAAATTCTCTGCAAAATGCCTC AGGTTCGAGATCAGATGTATGATGAGAAGGCCAATACTATCACCATCCTTGTAGTTTGTTGTAGTCCTGAACGGATTCGTGACAAATTGTGTTGTAAAGGAGGAAAAGCAATCAAAAGTATTGAGATCAAAGAGCCCGCAAAGGCTCCTGAAAAGCCCGAAAAGCCCAAAGAACCAGAGAAGAAACCTAAGGTTGTCACTTTTGAAACGCCCAAGGAGCCCGAAAAGCCCAAGGAAAAAGTAAAGGAGCCCGAAAAGCCCAAAGAAAAAGCAAAGGAGCCCGAAAAGCTCAAGGACAAAGCGAAAGAGCCCGAAAAGCCCAAAGGACAAGAAAAACCCACTGTAATTGATAAGCCCAAGGACAAATCAAAAGATCCAGAAAAGCCCAAGGACGGTCCTACATCAGCAATGGTGGCAACCCCATGGATATCCGAACCAATGATGATGATGCCTCCAGTCCACGGATACCCCCAGGTAATGCCAGGTTGTGGCTGTGGGCAATGCCATTATACCGGTGGCCCGTGTTATCAATATTACGGAACACCTGTACCCCAACAATCCGCCCCATACTACGGTAACTACTCGTATGGATATGGGCCCGGCCCGGGCCCATCTAGCTATGGAAAGGGCTATTATGGAAACAATGATTACTATAATGAAGAAGATGGTCAAGGATGCACAATTATGTAA
- the LOC107015880 gene encoding heavy metal-associated isoprenylated plant protein 7-like isoform X1: protein MGEEKENKGEEDKKEEEKKVEEKKEDEIQEIVLKVDMHCEACARKVARSLKGFQGVEEVKADSKASKVVIKGKNADPLKVCERIQKKSGRKVELISPLPKPPEENKKEEEEKKEELPKVEEKKDEPPPVITVKMTVQMHCEACAQVLQKRIRKIQGVESVTTDLGNNQVVVKGVVDPEKLANDVYKRTGKQAIVVKEEEVKKEEEKKEEEKKEEKKESEEEKGKEEDDKTTIDIKKNEYMTQRDYIFMEYANYSPQIFSDENPNACSIM from the exons ATGGGTGAG GAAAAAGAGAACAAAGGGGAGGAGgacaagaaagaagaagagaagaaagtagaggaaaaaaaagaagatgaaattcaAGAAATTGTGCTTAAAGTTGATATGCATTGTGAAGCTTGTGCAAGAAAAGTTGCAAGATCCCTCAAAGGTTTTCAAG GAGTGGAGGAAGTAAAGGCAGATTCTAAGGCTAGCAAAGTGGTGATAAAAGGGAAAAATGCAGATCCTCTCAAAGTGTGtgaaagaattcaaaaaaaaagtgGTAGAAAAGTGGAATTGATTTCACCTTTGCCAAAGCCAccagaagaaaataaaaaagaagaagaagaaaagaaagaggagTTGCCAAAAgtagaagagaagaaagatgag CCTCCTCCAGTCATAACAGTGAAGATGACAGTTCAGATGCATTGTGAAGCTTGTGCACAAGTACTGCAGAAACGAATTCGAAAAATTCAAG GTGTTGAATCTGTAACGACGGATCTAGGAAACAATCAAGTGGTAGTAAAAGGTGTTGTTGATCCGGAGAAGTTAGCGAACGACGTGTACAAGAGGACAGGGAAGCAAGCTATAGTAGTGAAGGAAGAAGAAgtaaaaaaggaagaagagaagaaagaagaagagaaaaaagaagaaaagaaagaaagtgaagaagaaaaaggcaaAGAGGAGGATGATAAGACAACAATAGATATCaagaaaaatgaatatatgactCAAAGGGACTACATTTTCATGGAGTATGCTAATTACTCCCCTCAAATTTTCAGTGACGAGAATCCTAATGCTTGCTCTATCATGTAA
- the LOC107015880 gene encoding heavy metal-associated isoprenylated plant protein 7-like isoform X2, giving the protein MAEEKENKGEEDKKEEEKKVEEKKEDEIQEIVLKVDMHCEACARKVARSLKGFQGVEEVKADSKASKVVIKGKNADPLKVCERIQKKSGRKVELISPLPKPPEENKKEEEEKKEELPKVEEKKDEPPPVITVKMTVQMHCEACAQVLQKRIRKIQGVESVTTDLGNNQVVVKGVVDPEKLANDVYKRTGKQAIVVKEEEVKKEEEKKEEEKKEEKKESEEEKGKEEDDKTTIDIKKNEYMTQRDYIFMEYANYSPQIFSDENPNACSIM; this is encoded by the exons ATGGCTGAG GAAAAAGAGAACAAAGGGGAGGAGgacaagaaagaagaagagaagaaagtagaggaaaaaaaagaagatgaaattcaAGAAATTGTGCTTAAAGTTGATATGCATTGTGAAGCTTGTGCAAGAAAAGTTGCAAGATCCCTCAAAGGTTTTCAAG GAGTGGAGGAAGTAAAGGCAGATTCTAAGGCTAGCAAAGTGGTGATAAAAGGGAAAAATGCAGATCCTCTCAAAGTGTGtgaaagaattcaaaaaaaaagtgGTAGAAAAGTGGAATTGATTTCACCTTTGCCAAAGCCAccagaagaaaataaaaaagaagaagaagaaaagaaagaggagTTGCCAAAAgtagaagagaagaaagatgag CCTCCTCCAGTCATAACAGTGAAGATGACAGTTCAGATGCATTGTGAAGCTTGTGCACAAGTACTGCAGAAACGAATTCGAAAAATTCAAG GTGTTGAATCTGTAACGACGGATCTAGGAAACAATCAAGTGGTAGTAAAAGGTGTTGTTGATCCGGAGAAGTTAGCGAACGACGTGTACAAGAGGACAGGGAAGCAAGCTATAGTAGTGAAGGAAGAAGAAgtaaaaaaggaagaagagaagaaagaagaagagaaaaaagaagaaaagaaagaaagtgaagaagaaaaaggcaaAGAGGAGGATGATAAGACAACAATAGATATCaagaaaaatgaatatatgactCAAAGGGACTACATTTTCATGGAGTATGCTAATTACTCCCCTCAAATTTTCAGTGACGAGAATCCTAATGCTTGCTCTATCATGTAA
- the LOC107018414 gene encoding peptidyl-prolyl cis-trans isomerase FKBP16-3, chloroplastic — MASTSLVLPLSSAFSINLFKNHHQRIRKPQTGNGVTREFGLRLWAQENLMGTVEEAERYNTTKRRDLVMGLGFCGVTSFLVGSCYAEAAGLPPEEKPKLCDATCEKELENVPMVTTESGLQYKDIKVGRGPSPPVGFQVAANYVAMVPSGQIFDSSLEKGRPYIFRVGADQVIKGLDEGILSMKVGGLRRLYVPGSLAFPKGLISAPGRPRVAPNSPLVFDVSLEFIPGLESDEE; from the exons ATGGCATCAACATCTCTTGTACTTCCACTCA GTTCAGCCTTTTCTATAAATTTGTTCAAGAATCATCATCAAAGAATCAGAAAACCCCAAACTGGAAATGGGGTTACTAGGGAATTTGGTTTAAGATTGTGGGCACAAGAGAATTTGATGGGTACTGTTGAAGAAGCTGAAAGGTACAATACAACTAAGCGCAGAGATTTGGTAATGGGGTTGGGGTTCTGTGGGGTTACAAGTTTTTTGGTGGGTTCTTGTTATGCTGAGGCAGCTGGATTGCCACCAGAGGAAAAACCAAAACTTTGTGATGCTACATGTGAGAAAGAGCTTGAAAAT GTTCCTATGGTAACAACCGAATCAGGTTTGCAGTATAAGGACATCAAAGTTGGTCGAGGCCCTAGTCCCCCTGTTGGTTTCCAG GTGGCTGCAAATTATGTTGCCATGGTTCCCTCGGGACAAATTTTTGACAG CTCCCTGGAGAAAGGTCGACCTTACATTTTCCGTGTAGGTGCTGACCAG GTAATCAAAGGACTTGATGAAGGGATTCTGAGCATGAAAGTTGGAGGACTACGTCGACTCTATGTACCTGGATCT TTGGCGTTTCCAAAAGGTCTGATATCGGCTCCTGGAAGGCCAAGAGTGGCTCCTAACAGCCCACTGGTATTCGACGTGAGTTTGGAGTTCATACCAGGCCTTGAATCCGACGAAGAGTGA